Proteins from a genomic interval of Antedon mediterranea chromosome 5, ecAntMedi1.1, whole genome shotgun sequence:
- the LOC140050306 gene encoding pericentriolar material 1 protein-like isoform X4 — MATGGLPMQRGQSSEPRLQGGPRSNRTRTAMDVNFRLNHWQPSSMFADGPFDKPKKSKNKEKGKLGQQPGLQSPSTSDNDAKRHTPATFPRTKYTTSAKERAVLETLRQQLSFSDMEEIPDHDRNEPTAINNARQQLSVRMTDVTQHEELLNSPNTLRHDSLKSSGAESNVNNDLQPDRNQIVGRLMQIRDYMRQATSMMANLQRVTDGGKDENIDKLKRLQDHLRDQEKGYMDLLQRMLAEDSTNEGRSSNNSGESFATSAAESMSLNIDGQSDISEATTGQGNMGQMEELASLKQQHDLLKKMLQQQEELRALQSRQQTLLRFQAQIEGKLLKTEQENQDNDDVSETTTEATASELEETVISSAELARRRKEALKRIFGEESENASENEQQGMASKISTQESQLLAMASEHEQLQNKLQDLQEKKDQMDDLLVQLKRLRPQTLNNDGDTMSTSSMNILDVVSQATSITEDARSETSQQAVSEDKLRRLEEMRERLNQLRELVQYYQATQEDDVAGAGDAATSMLEQEPSASSVNFEDQRLMSNLRRLQRGENILAHNSSEINAEDEEEEDDNNEDQDNVSESGNTETSENNEATGETTTEDETESNQSSIMARWGDDPEIREKVRKLQTAKAKLRQLQDLVAMVQHTPEFAGALPDDLAELSMSINDDAMSDQQSSVAGGSEGLRAFTEQTREAYYEVKMKQQKKELENLMQERQRLLQVQNQLKDLNDKPAPKTKPIPVKKTTAVQAGNPLLQAARLMEENRLATPTRDEIYAEMRRHKILQEELRQKRQELEELLTSSRSARINTDDIRRATYSMQSENDNDLFSRVSMRSADITAAATWGSSTQDSSLQDGNAEDEDYPSDGIVQVEEEEEEVKSEARSSDTYTVEAQYRHRQRHLPGYEEAFQQPRWAFPRDSDSEAARHGIRYPQSPAYHGNRRPNYRGLTQSARKRQENIRSAEDLMTDERASAAEDLEYLSWKAQNLERQLSSSVNMCQDLIRDQHNMSNLLQTSMSGNWTYPSQSPMQRNPYMNSPSNPMNDMRSNYNLRLQHQQLMLNLNQTYSQLYNLQQDIRTFEDLAQQQQDNESIAEGTYPGSGNYPYGAQGPLFGSLGSMQSHYMQPPYQGMSYPPYGLNSYPPGYGLNTTYPIAPPYENIAFNPYERNARYEPMSSTASQQAHETRPRFHPVLNPQEHDEVPPNSELEDELLGPSISNRGPSFNLNIQPSTKPKRNMLFTDNDDLMATPLATSNKRPVSTEVPPLNIDSLLRKMDRQRKPASDTMTSTSSKGASKQTSGGIMAKAREMANKDQSRKRSTGPRPGLSSSLSGTAFFDAASVASTVSASSMPGELVNGEFFMPAERRRREVKTQSELESEAGSEFSLFEALRETIYSEVATLISQNESRPHYLIELFRELQMLNSDYLRQRSLYALQDLVSKYLTDEAIGAPSMNAATAAMSRGVPPWQVPTASEHTPSESLLTSEDDEMKARIYSERPSRKDGSSIKSKEYDYMEHVDSASTMSTPNSTHDFGFANDDLGDTVIHLDKALRRMREYERIKAEQEAASAASSNMTSDLTKNDQPQTSTDVTSNSSAQDVGSESSFCSLPYPRIDTRQLDHQIKSIMQEVIPCLKEHIDEVCSSELLAYLRRLVLTLTRQRDDSQEFVRFFNKQLGSILQDSLSKFAGRKMRECGEDLLVDISEILFNELAFFRLMQDLDTSGSNLRMNAVEVSGAEEVSGAEEVSGVEEASEAEEVSVADEVSETGTDTGVDEEGDSSSEESSDEEDTEAGEEEDVGGGITKEALETAMASASKIEEEELGKARDDAMAADLGISDKDEDSEEPYLKERVKIELSMSESKAVAYFGSGEEDDNDVDSVSLKAEETITSIGTYHDTEDEQQQTGNEAVAEANVIDVKELPSEVKEPSSEIKELPTNVKEPLSDVKEPPSEEEAEEQPKETGQDTATESSLPNGDINQEIGIEDLPPKLTSLSQDELETKMSKEQTNNNSSQAILQNMVGMTTELVGDADAIPEPASAPIPNGMVHAGGDIKSE; from the exons ATGGCGACTGGGGGTCTCCCCATGCAGCGGGGACAATCTTCAGAGCCTAGACTTCAAGGAGGACCAAGATCAAATCGTACTCGTACAGCAATGGATGTCAACTTCCGTTTAAATCAT tggCAACCAAGTTCAATGTTTGCTGATGGGCCATTCGATAAACCCAAGAAATCAAAGAACAAAGAGAAAGGCAAATTGGGTCAACAACCAGGCCTTCAATCGCCATCAACGAGTGATAACGATGCTAAACGACACACACCAGCCACGTTCCCACGTACAAAGTACACAACATCAGCTAAAGAACGAGCTGTACTGGAGACTTTACGTCAACAGCTTAGCTTTAGTGACATGGAGGAG ATTCCAGATCATGATAGGAACGAACCAACTGCTATCAACAACGCAAGGCAGCAGCTAAGTGTGAGGATGACTGATGTAACCCAACATGAAGAGCTGTTGAATTCACCCAACACTCTTAGACATGACAGCTTGAAATCTTCTGGGGCTGAAAGTAATGTTAATAATGATTTG caaCCAGACAGAAATCAGATTGTTGGCAGGCTTATGCAAATAAGG GATTACATGCGCCAGGCTACGTCTATGATGGCAAACTTACAACGTGTCACCGACGGAGGTAAAGATGAGAACATAGATAAACTGAAGCGCCTCCAAGACCACTTGAGGGACCAAGAGAAGGGCTACATGGATCTTCTTCAACGAATGTTGGCCGAGGACTCAACCAATGAAGGCCGCAGTAGTAATAATTCTGGTGAATCGTTCGCGACTTCGGCCGCAGAAAGCATGTCTTTGAATATCGATGGCCAGTCTGATATCTCTGAAGCTACGACG GGTCAAGGAAACATGGGTCAAATGGAAGAACTAGCTAGTTTGAAGCAGCAACATGATCTTCTAAAAAAAATGCTACAGCAACAGGAAGAG ttgagGGCGCTTCAAAGTCGACAACAAACCTTACTGAGATTCCAGGCCCAGATCGAGGGCAAGCTATTAAAGACTGAGCAAGAAAATCAAGACAATGATGATG TTTCAGAAACTACTACTGAAGCGACGGCCAGTGAGTTGGAAGAGACAGTTATTTCCAGCGCTGAATTGGCACGAAGACGCAAGGAAGctttaaaaagaatatttgGTGAAGAAAGTGAAAATGCTTCAGAAAATGAACAGCAGGGTATGGCTTCCAAGATTTCAACCCAAGAG TCGCAGCTGCTAGCTATGGCTTCTGAGCATGAGCAGTTACAAAATAAGCTGCAAGACTTGCAAGAGAAGAAAGATCAAATGGATGACTTACTGGTGCAGCTTAAGCGACTCCGACCTCAAACACTTAACAATG aTGGCGATACAATGAGTACAAGTTCTATGAATATTCTGGATGTTGTGTCGCAAGCTACGTCAATAACAGAAGATGCGAGATCTGAAACCTCACAGCAAGCAGTCTCAGAAGACAAACTTAG GCGACTTGAAGAAATGCGTGAGAGACTGAACCAGCTACGTGAGCTGGTGCAGTACTACCAGGCTACCCAAGAAGATGACGTAGCAGGGGCAGGAGATGCTGCTACTAGTATGCTTGAACAGGAACCTTCTGCCTCCTCTGTCAACTTTGAAGACCAGAGGTTGATGTCTAACTTACG GAGGTTGCAACGTGGTGAGAATATTCTAGCTCATAATTCCAGTGAAATAAATGCT GAGGATGAGGAGGAAgaagatgataataatgaagatCAGGATAATGTGAGTGAGAGTGGAAATACTGAGACATCAGAGAACAATGAGGCTACGGGTGAGACTACAACAGAGGATGAGACAGAGAGCAACCAGAGCTCTATCATGGCAAGATGGGGTGATGACCCTGAAATAAGGGAAAAAGTTAG AAAACTTCAAACTGCTAAAGCTAAACTGCGTCAACTACAAGATCTTGTAGCCATGGTGCAGCACACACCTGAGTTTGCTGGTGCTCTACCTGATGACCTCGCTGAGCTATCCATGAGTATCAATGACGATGCAATGTCTGACCAGCAAAGTAGTGTAGCTGGTGGTTCAGAGGGCTTGCGTGCATTCACTGAACAAACAAG GGAAGCATACTATGAAGTGAAAATGAAACAGCAAAAGAAAGAGTTGGAGAATCTGATGCAGGAAAGACAGCGTTTACTACAAGTTCAGAACCAACTGAAAGATCTTAATGATAAGCCTGCACCAAAAACA AAACCAATTCCTGTTAAAAAGACAACTGCTGTACAGGCAGGCAATCCTCTTCTTCAAGCTGCTAGGCTAATGGAAGAAAACA gaTTGGCAACTCCGACAAGAGATGAAATTTATGCTGAGATGAGGAGACACAAGATCTTACAAGAAGAACTACGGCAGAAGAGGCAGGAGTTGGAAGAGCTCCTGACATCTTCAAGATCAGCTAGG ataaacACTGACGATATAAGAAGAGCAACATATTCCATGCAGAGTGAGAATGACAATGATTTATTTAG TAGAGTGAGCATGCGTAGTGCAGATATTACAGCTGCTGCTACTTGGGGCAGCTCTACTCAAGACAGTTCTCTACAGGATGGCAATGCAGAAGATGAGGACTATCCAAGTGATGGAATCGTTCAAGTGGAAGAAGAGGAGGAGGAG GTCAAGAGTGAAGCGAGGTCTTCAGACACATACACGGTAGAGGCGCAGTATCGTCACAGACAAAGACACCTACCTGGATATGAAGAAGCGTTTCAACAACCACGATGGGCCTTTCCACGTGATA GTGATTCTGAGGCAGCTCGCCACGGCATCCGCTACCCTCAAAGTCCAGCCTACCATGGTAACAGAAGACCAAATTACCGAGGGCTTACACAGAGTGCACGCAAAAGACAAGAG AACATACGCTCTGCTGAAGATCTTATGACGGACGAAAGAGCCAGTGCCGCAGAGGATCTAGAGTATTTGAGCTGGAAGGCGCAAAACCTGGAACGACAGCTGTCTTCAAGTGTGAACATGTGCCAAGACTTGATACGAGATCAGCACAACATGAGTAACCTGTTACAAACATCAATGTcag GAAACTGGACATATCCGTCGCAAAGTCCGATGCAAAGAAACCCATACATGAACTCGCCATCGAACCCAATGAATGATATGCGGTCTAATTACAACCTGCGCTTACAACATCAGCAGCTGATGCTGAACTTAAATCAGACGTACAGTCAGCTGTACAACCTGCAGCAGGATATCCGTACCTTTGAGGACCTAGCCCAGCAACAGCAAGATAATGAAAGCATTGCAGAGGGAACTTACCCTGGTAGTGGTAACTACCCATATGGGGCTCAAGGTCCATTGTTTGGTAGCCTAGGATCTATGCAATCACATTATATGCAGCCTCCATATCAAGGCATGTCGTATCCACCTTATGGTTTAAACAGCTACCCACCAg GATATGGTTTGAATACAACATACCCCATTGCACCACCATATGAAAATATTGCATTCAACCCATACGAAAGAAACGCGAGATACGAACCAATGAGCAGCACTGCAAGTCAACAAGCACATGAAACTAGACCACGATTTCACCCTGTACTCAACCCCCAAGAGCACGACGAGGTTCCCCCTAACTCTGAACTAGAAGATGAACTACTTGGCCCGAGCATCAGTAATCGAGGGCCTAGCTTTAATTTGAACATCCAGCCATCTACAAAGCCTAAAAGGAATATGCTATTCACAGACAACGATGATCTGATGGCAACACCACTTGCAACGTCTAACAAAAGACCAGTGTCTACGGAGGTTCCTCCTCTTAACATTGATAGCCTGTTAAGAAAAAT GGATAGGCAACGGAAACCAGCGTCTGATACTATGACCAGCACTTCAAGTAAAG GTGCATCAAAGCAAACCAGTGGGGGGATAATGGCAAAGGCTCGTGAGATGGCCAATAAAGATCAATCAAGGAAACGTTCAACAGGACCTAGGCCTGGACTAAGTAGCTCACTAAGCGGCACCGCATTCTTTGATGCAGCTAGCGTCGCCAGCACTGTGTCTGCTTCTAGCATGCCTGGTGAACTTGTGAATGGAGAGTTCTTTATGCCTGCTGAGAGACGTAGAAGAGAGGTTAAAACACAGAGTGAACT AGAATCAGAAGCTGGCAGTGAGTTCTCATTGTTTGAAGCACTTCGAGAGACCATATACTCTGAAGTTGCTACTTTGATCTCTCAAAACGAATCTCGTCCACATTACCTCATCGAACTCTTCCGTGAGCTGCAGATGCTAAATAGCGATTACCTACGACAGAGGTCATTGTATGCTTTGCAAGACTTGGTGTCAAAGTACCTTACTGATGAAGCCATTGGTGCTCCTTCTATGAATGCTGCCACCGCCGCAATGAGTCGTGGTGTTCCTCCGTGGCAAGTTCCAACAGCTTCTGAGCACACCCCAAGTGAAAGTCTCTTGACATCTGAAGATGATGAAATGAAG GCAAGAATTTATTCAGAACGTCCTTCAAGAAAAGACGGCAGTTCAATCAAATCTAAAGAGTATGATTACATGGAACACGTAGACTCTGCCAGCACTATGTCTACTCCTAATTCAACACATGATTTTGGATTTGCTAATGATGATCTTGGCGATACTGTCATTCACTTGGATAAAGCTTTGCGT AGAATGCGTGAATATGAACGAATAAAGGCTGAACAGGAGGCAGCATCTGCTGCAAGCAGCAATATGACCTCTGACCTGACAAAGAATGATCAACCACAAACCAGCACAGATGTGACAAGTAACAGCTCTGCCCAGGATGTTGGCAGCGAAAGCTCCTTTTGTAGCCTTCCG tacCCAAGAATTGACACAAGACAACTGGATCACCAGATCAAGAGTATTATGCAAGAGGTCATCCCATGCCTGAAGGAGCACATTGATGAGGTGTGTTCTTCTGAGTTACTGGCGTATCTGCGACGTCTTGTATTGACACTAACCCGGCAGCGTGATGACAGTCAAGAGTTCGTTCGCTTCTTTAACAAGCAACTTGGCTCCATTCTCCAGGATTCGCTGTCTAAGTTTGCTGGAAGAAA AATGAGAGAATGCGGCGAAGACCTTCTTGTGGATATATCAGAAATACTATTCAATGAATTAGCCTTCTTCCGTCTTATGCAAGACTTGGACACAAGCGGCAGTAACCTTCGCATGAACGCTGTAGAAGTAAGTGGCGCAGAAGAGGTGAGTGGTGCCGAGGAAGTTAGCGGAGTTGAAGAAGCAAGTGAGGCTGAGGAAGTGAGCGTAGCTGATGAAGTAAGCGAAACAGGAACTGACACAGGAGTGGATGAGGAAGGTGACAGCTCCTCTGAGGAGTCCTCTGATGAAGAAGACACAGAAGCAGGGGAAGAAGAAGATGTGGGAGGTGGTATCACAAAGGAAGCATTGGAGACTGCAATGGCATCAGCTTCGAAGATAGAAGAGGAAGAACTTGGAAAG gCAAGAGACGATGCAATGGCTGCTGACCTCGGCATCAGTGATAAAGATGA GGACAGTGAGGAGCCATACCTTAAAGAGAGAGTAAAGATAGAGTTGTCGATGAGTGAAAGCAAAGCGGTTGCata CTTTGGTAGTGGAGAAGaggatgataatgatgttgacTCTGTGAGTTTGAAGGCTGAAGAAACGATAACAAGTATCGGCACATACCATGACACTGAGGATGAACAGCAACAG ACTGGAAATGAGGCTGTTGCAGAAGCTAATGTCATTGATGTTAAGGAACTGCCATCAGAGGTTAAGGAACCATCATCAGAAATTAAAGAACTGCCGACAAACGTTAAGGAACCTCTATCAGACGTTAAGGAACCTCCATCAGAGGAAGAGGCTGAAGAACAACCAAAAGAGACTGGTCAAGACACAGCTACTGAATCTAGTCTGCCCAATGGAGACATCAATCAGGAAATTGGCATTGAAGACTTGCCTCCTAAACTGACGAGTCTTTCACAG GATGAACTAGAGACAAAGATGTCAAAAGAACAGACAAACAACAATTCCAGTCAGGCTATCTTACAGAATATGGTAGGAATGACCACTGAACTTGTGGGGGATGCAGACGCCATACCGGAGCCAGCATCAGCTCCCATTCCTAATGGAATGGTTCATGCCGGAGGTGACATCAAATCCGAATAA